The Halanaerobiales bacterium region TAAAGCAAAATAAATATAATAAAAAATAGGGGGAAAAGAATAATGAAAGAGATAAGAATTGAAAAAGTTGATGAGCGTAAAGAACGTCCAAATGATTCTGAATTAGGATTTGGTCAGACTTTTACTGACCACATGTTTGTGATGGATTACGATGAAAAAGATGGGTGGTATGACCCAAGGATAATTCCATATCAATCATTAGAAATGGAACCTGCTAAAGCTACATTTCATTATGGTCAAACTACTTTTGAAGGAATGAAAGCTTATAAAAATGAAAAAGGGGAAGCTCTATTATTTCGTCCTGAGAAAAATGCTAAAAGATTTAATAATTCTAATAGTAGGATGTGTATGCCTGAGATGGATCCTGAGATTTTTGTTAAAGCAGTTAAAAAAGCAGTTGAAGTTGATCAGGACTGGATTCCAACTAAAGAAGGAACTTCACTTTACATAAGGCCATTTGCTATATCAGATGAAGTATATTTAGGTTTAAAAGCAGCTTCAAAATATAAATTTATGATTATTATGTCTCCAGTTGGAGCTTATTATCCTCAGGGCTTAGAACCTACTAGAATTTATGTTGAAACTG contains the following coding sequences:
- a CDS encoding branched-chain amino acid aminotransferase, which translates into the protein MKEIRIEKVDERKERPNDSELGFGQTFTDHMFVMDYDEKDGWYDPRIIPYQSLEMEPAKATFHYGQTTFEGMKAYKNEKGEALLFRPEKNAKRFNNSNSRMCMPEMDPEIFVKAVKKAVEVDQDWIPTKEGTSLYIRPFAISDEVYLGLKAASKYKFMIIMSPVGAYYPQGLEPTRIYVETEYVRAVRGGTGSAKTGGNYASSLKAKHKAAQNGYDEVLWLDGVERKYVEEVGAMNVFFKMDGKVVTPSLEGSILAGITRDSVIKMLKNWGYEVEERKITIKELVNAYKEGKLEEAFGTGTAAVIAPIGELSYNDLDMEINNFEIGDLTQKLYDNLTGIQTGKLEDPYGWTEKVLDK